The following are encoded in a window of Dictyostelium discoideum AX4 chromosome 6 chromosome, whole genome shotgun sequence genomic DNA:
- a CDS encoding NDT80/PhoG-like protein, producing MNENEFSTNSLINQQGTNNNNNNNTNNNITNINFGTENNNNSPIINNNNNNNNNNNNNINIVESPPLVIRQQQLFNNFQQLNTPPTTPNTSTPSTPTSSRNNNNNNNNNIDFYNSKFLPPKPKSLNNSGNYLNNNNNINNNNNNNNNNHHNNNNNNNNNINFTNLSNSGNSLKFNKNMSDITNDNSNSSSNAGSNSKLSNSNGCSNLLTSSFNNILNSTNVQVVSGNNNYHNGNNENGNNTFHVGNNLNNNNNNNNIGSSGGNNSHHHHNHSHHNSGNHQNGGSNGQPLSYSYDNLFNNLYADIQHPHQYLSNHSGNNINNTSQSNNNNNNNNNNNNNNNNNNNNNNNNSNNNNNNNSNNNNNNNNNNNNNNNNNNNNNSNNSNSNNTNNSNSNHNNNNNHNNNNNNNNNNSNNNNIHGNSNNNNNNNHGSSYVTPSSDISSPSPPSSTSMASIVSSPPVQVSPLQSPASHLSPMSPSNNFGGNHNNYNHAHHSHHNNHAHHNTHNYNNNNNNNNNNNNNNNNNNNNSNNSNNNSNTNNNGNNGNNSNNNNNHPMSHIDAFNKVTQLTSTTSTSIPKKLKRDYEQTFSKDEWEDYTPPSKYFQLFSYSKSEMSGSFSFKVKRTDKNIQYSELDSAWILYRQNRFQVDCDLIGSLESWSNLDRNNTIFVNSNNNNNNNNNNNNNNDNGDLSEVNGLFFTLYVLKFTDANNIQSSNDQNDRVPIHQLGGATGKKDRLTVEPSPVVKGRGCWNKLQFGSATSNNARVHPDQPNPNQQFFRVVITLNAVIDKNFENQNFTTPQFYPIQSKISPPMIVRGQNPGRFLNHDKSLKKDPNSSPNGGKGGGGSGSGGMGGGMGGGMGNNGSSGSSSNGGYGNGSANKHMKTFLNTSNSDNSDDDQSPTTTTTTTTTTTTPTPTPTTTTTTTNETTTSTIPTTTPLPKTPSPTLTAPSITTTLDGNNTSIFNGPCDLTTIDPLTFSNLLQDPLILGQTMMVDIDSNNILNNINTNSTINNNNNNNNTNSDDLMVYDPQTTLDLANLIQQQQLHQQQQLSNLKAAQAAAAIAASIANTTSTPNTTSTDIQNPFNFLNNPLTNTNIQQSLFLNQNIPGVSTNQMINSLNLANGLLQNTTTPQSHHTILEINNNHHHHQQQQQQPITTTTTTTTTIPSTPQPSQQSMTNSGGSSSTNSSISRKNKFAKWNTNPFMEEVIYTNNKVGINTTTPTQALAVNGNILVTGELFKPSDQRIKSNIRLDNTDHWDKINRLKIYDYDRKKMMGYDDPNNNGTTQESTTVKEKGFLAQEVKEVLPNAVKVAGEVKLQDGTTVPNLLVVNDRVLLLENIGATQQIGRSLKKEKDHIVKIDRDLDRVKIEGSREKHVILTRMQDMVNFMHSEESERSNNNNEESCVYCSLMGFGPAWTMFVFGFFIPICWIIGSFYLFSPTRVKWVSGLMNFVATIIFILALSLMTFYVPELAALIIAPALIVMGFVVCILVGFFRQRNREKKRYLRERIKLMQADGYKNLADHVSSFRVDYNQHQAKANNNMLKKKKKRIQMEKLNSQRNYGGINTTDKINNSNINNIGINNPNNIQNNQINNILNNSNNNINNNNQERLSDSSKSSFIDDFKKSSSNNHKDFHEIPLQEIIQSIGIKGKKQSSSSAKTRSLSSSNLVNSVNSNLVNSTNSNNTSILLKSHNSNSPLFNSTPTPTNVVFNSIEV from the exons atgaatgaaaatgaattttcgACAAACTCTTTAATTAACCAACAAGGcacaaacaataataataataataatacaaataataacattacaaatattaattttggaactgaaaataataataattcaccaataattaataataataataataataataataacaataataataatattaatattgtagAATCTCCACCTTTGGTTATaagacaacaacaattatttaata ActttcaacaattaaatacaccaccaacaactcCAAATacatcaacaccatcaactCCTACTTCAAGtagaaataataacaacaataataacaataatatagatttttacaattcaaaatttttaccaccaaaaccaaaatctttaaataatagtggaaattatttaaacaacaataataatattaacaacaacaacaacaacaacaacaacaaccaccacaacaacaacaacaacaataataataatattaattttacgAATTTAAGTAACAGTGGtaatagtttaaaatttaataaaaatatgagTGATATAAcaaatgataattcaaaCTCTAGTTCAAATGCTGGTTCAAATTCAAAGTTATCCAACTCTAATGGCTGTTCAAATCTATTAACCagttcttttaataatatattaaactCAACAAATGTTCAAGTTGtaagtggtaataataattatcataatggaaataatgaaaatggtaataatacattTCATGTTGGAAATAatctcaacaacaataacaataataataatataggtagtagtggtggtaataatagtcatcatcatcataatcataGTCATCATAATAGTGGAAATCATCAAAATGGTGGTAGTAATGGACAACCCTTATCATACAGTTACGataatttattcaataatttatatGCTGATATTCAACATCCACATCAATATCTATCAAATCATAGTGgtaacaatataaataatacttCTCaaagtaataacaataacaataacaataacaataataataataataataataataataacaataataataataataatagtaataataataataataataatagtaacaacaataataacaacaacaacaacaacaacaacaacaacaacaataataataataataatagtaacaacaGTAACAGcaacaataccaacaatAGCAACAGCAaccataataataacaacaaccacaacaacaacaataataacaacaacaacaatagtaacaataacaacatccacggtaatagtaataataataataataataatcatggTTCATCATATGTCACACCATCAAGTGAtatatcatcaccatcaccaccatcttcGACATCAATGGCATCAATAGTATCATCACCACCTGTTCAAGTGTCACCATTACAATCACCTGCCTCACATTTGTCACCAATGTCACCATCAAACAACTTTGGTGGCaatcataataattacaACCATGCTCATCATAGTCATCATAATAATCATGCTCACCATAATACTcataactataataataataataataataataataataataacaacaacaacaacaataataataataatagtaataatagtaataataatagcaatactAACAATAATGGTAACAATggcaataatagtaataataataataatcatccaATGTCACATATTGATGCATTTAATAAGGTAACACAATTAACATCGACTACATCTACATCTATCccaaagaaattgaaaagagATTACGAACaaacattttcaaaagatGAATGGGAAGATTATACACCACCATCAAAATATTTCCAATTATTTAGTTATTCAAAATCTGaaat gtcaggatcattttcatttaaagttAAAAGAACGGATAAAAATATACAATATTCAGAATTAGATAGTGCATGGATTCTTTATAGACAAAATAGATTTCAAGTTGATTGTGATTTAATTGGTAGTTTAGAATCATGGAGTAATCTCGATAGAAATAACACAATCTttgtaaatagtaataataataataataataataataataataataataataatgataatggtgatttaTCCGAGGTTAATGGTTTATTCTTTACTTTGTATGTTTTAAAGTTTACCGATGCTAATAATATCCAATCAAGTAATGATCAAAATGATCGTGTACCAATTCATCAATTGGGTGGTGCCACCGGTAAAAAAGATCGTTTAACCGTTGAGCCTTCACCAGTTGTAAAGGGTAGAGGTTGTTGGAATAAGTTACAATTTGGTTCAGCAACTTCAAACAATGCCAGAGTTCATCCCGATCAACCAAATCCAAATCAACAATTCTTTAGAGTCGTTATCACTTTAAATGCTGTCATTGATAAAAactttgaaaatcaaaatttcaCCACCCCACAATTTTATCCAATTCAATCTAAAATTTCACCACCAATGATTGTTCGTGGTCAAAATCCTGGTCGTTTCTTAAATCatgataaatctttaaaaaaagatccaAACTCATCTCCAAATGGTGGTaaaggtggtggtggtagtggtagtggagGTATGGGTGGAGGTATGGGTGGTGGTATGGGTAATAATGGAAGCAGTGGTAGTTCTTCAAATGGTGGTTATGGAAATGGAAGTGCAAATAAACATATGAAAACATTTCTAAATACTTCAAATTCTGATAATTCTGATGATGATCAATCTccaactactacaacaactactacaacaactactactacaccaacaccaacaccaactacaacaacaacaacaactaatgAAACTACTACTTCAACTATACCAACTACAACACCATTACCAAAAACACCATCACCAACTTTAACTGCTCCttcaataacaacaacacttGATGGAAATAATacttcaatttttaatggtCCATGTGATCTTACAACCATTGATCCATtaactttttcaaatttattgcAAGATCCATTAATATTAGGTCAAACTATGATGGTTGATATTGATTCCAATAATAtcttaaataatattaataccaaCTCAACaatcaacaataataacaacaataataatactaattctGATGATTTAATGGTTTATGATCCACAAACAACACTTGATTTagcaaatttaattcaacaacaacaactacaccaacaacaacaattatcaaatttaaaagcaGCTCAAGCAGCTGCTGCAATCGCTGCTTCAATAGCAAATACCACTTCAACACCAAATACCACTTCAACAGATATTCAAAATCCATTcaactttttaaataatcctttaacaaatacaaatattcaACAAAGTTTATTTCTTAATCAAAATATACCCGGTGTATCAACTAATCAAATGATTAATAGTTTAAACCTTGCTAATGGATTATTACAAAATACAACAACTCCACAATCTCACCATAcaattttagaaattaataataatcatcatcatcatcaacaacaacaacaacaaccaataacTACAACCACTACAACCACTACAACAATACCATCAACTCCACAACCATCTCAACAATCTATGAcaaatagtggtggtagtagtagtactAATAGTTCAATTagtagaaaaaataaatttgcaAAATGGAATACCAATCCATTTATGGAAGAAGTTATttataccaataataaagttGGTATTAATACAACTACACCAACTCAAGCACTCGCTGTAAATGGTAATATTTTAGTAACtggtgaattatttaaaccatcagatcaaagaattaaatcaaatattcgTCTTGATAATACTGATCATTGGGATAAAATCAATCGTTTGAAAATCTATGATTATGATCGTAAGAAAATGATGGGTTATGatgatccaaataataatggtaccACTCAAGAGAGTACAACTGTAAAGGAAAAAGGTTTCTTGGCTCAAGAGGTTAAAGAAGTACTACCAAATGCTGTTAAAGTCGCTGGTGAAGTAAAACTACAAGATGGTACCACTGTTCCAAATCTTTTGGTTGTAAATGATCGTGTACTATTATTGGAAAATATTGGTGCCACTCAACAAATTGGTAGATCCttaaagaaagagaaagatcACATTGTAAAGATTGATCGTGATCTTGATCGTGTTAAAATTGAAGGTTCTCGTGAAAAACATGTTATTCTCACAAGAATGCAAGATATGGTCAATTTTATGCACTCTGAAGAGAGTGAACGTTCAAACAATAACAACGAAGAATCTTGTGTCTATTGTAGTTTAATGGGTTTTGGTCCAGCTTGGACAATGTTTGTTTTCGGTTTCTTTATTCCAATTTGTTGGATCATTGGTAGTTTCTATCTATTCTCTCCAACTCGTGTCAAATGGGTAAGTGGTCTAATGAATTTCGTTGCTACCATCATCTTTATTTTAGCTCTCTCTTTGATGACTTTTTACGTTCCAGAATTGGCTGCCCTTATCATTGCTCCTGCTTTAATTGTTATGGGTTTTGTAGTTTGTATTCTAGTCGGTTTCTTTAGACAAAGAAATAGAGAAAAGAAACGTTATCTCCGTGAAAGAATTAAGTTAATGCAAGCTGATGGTTATAAAAATTTGGCTGACCATGTTAGTAGCTTTAGAGTTGATTACAACCAACATCAAGCAaaagcaaataataatatgttaaagaaaaagaaaaagagaattcaaatggaaaaattaaattcacaaAGAAATTATGGTGGTATTAACACAActgataaaataaataattcaaatattaataatattggtataaataatccaaataatattcaaaataatcaaattaataatatattaaataatagtaataataatattaataataataatcaagaaAGATTAAGTGACTCAAGTAAATCCTCATTTATTGATgactttaaaaaatcatcaagTAATAATCATAAGGATTTCCATGAAATTCCACTTCAAGAGATCATTCAAAGTATTGGTATTAAGGGTAAAaaacaatcatcatcatctgcCAAAACAAGATCACTCTCTTCATCAAACTTGGTTAACTctgtaaattcaaatttagtaAATAGCACAAACTCAAATAATACATCAATCTTATTAAAATCTCATAATTCAAATAGtcctttatttaattcaactCCAACTCCAACTAATGttgtatttaattcaattgaagtttaa